The Allofrancisella frigidaquae genome has a segment encoding these proteins:
- a CDS encoding OmpH family outer membrane protein codes for MKKTIIGAAIAGSLMFSATTAMAGGVGFANVQDIFETSPLGKAKVTADEKKLKPQMDELKQNITDLQDKVNSYTEEKDQVEFDEAKGDTKDAESADQQENADKQQAQVDLQKAMKEYQNLMAQVQKMASDDADAFKDALTKASAEVAKDKQLDAILPAEMSLYNVDSVDVTKEVIAKMQ; via the coding sequence ATGAAAAAAACAATTATTGGTGCAGCAATTGCAGGTAGTTTAATGTTCTCAGCTACTACAGCCATGGCTGGCGGGGTTGGTTTTGCTAATGTGCAAGACATTTTTGAAACATCTCCACTTGGCAAGGCAAAAGTTACCGCTGACGAGAAAAAATTAAAACCTCAAATGGATGAGCTTAAACAAAATATCACAGATTTACAAGATAAAGTAAACTCTTACACAGAGGAGAAAGATCAAGTAGAGTTTGATGAAGCAAAAGGCGACACTAAAGATGCAGAAAGTGCAGATCAGCAAGAAAATGCTGATAAGCAACAAGCACAAGTTGATTTACAAAAAGCAATGAAAGAATACCAAAATCTTATGGCTCAGGTCCAAAAAATGGCTTCTGATGACGCTGATGCTTTCAAAGATGCTCTAACTAAAGCTTCTGCAGAAGTTGCTAAAGATAAACAATTAGACGCAATCTTACCAGCAGAGATGAGTTTGTATAATGTTGATAGCGTAGATGTGACTAAAGAAGTAATTGCAAAAATGCAATAA
- a CDS encoding riboflavin synthase: MFSGIVQQLGTVKRITTRGNIKTFYIAFENCSKCSVGDSVAINGTCLTVTDLNLEHTIASFDAVPETLSKTNLNELNIGNTVNIELAIRYGDLVGGHIVQGHVDEKGSIKEIKDVGGAWIVEITASKEFLNYLIPKGFVAIDGMSITVVDVLEKSFTITLIPHTIDTTIAKNYAKNSLVNLEADATGKYIYKYIQGFKNV, encoded by the coding sequence ATGTTTAGTGGAATAGTTCAGCAATTAGGAACTGTAAAAAGAATAACTACTCGAGGTAATATAAAAACTTTTTATATTGCTTTTGAAAACTGTAGTAAATGTAGTGTAGGTGATAGTGTTGCTATAAACGGGACCTGTTTAACTGTCACAGACCTTAATTTAGAGCATACTATAGCAAGTTTTGATGCTGTCCCAGAAACTTTAAGCAAAACAAATCTAAATGAACTAAATATTGGAAATACTGTAAACATTGAACTTGCTATACGCTACGGAGACTTAGTCGGAGGCCATATAGTTCAGGGCCATGTTGATGAAAAAGGCTCTATTAAAGAGATTAAAGATGTCGGTGGAGCATGGATTGTTGAAATAACAGCTTCAAAGGAATTCTTAAATTATCTAATTCCTAAAGGGTTCGTGGCTATAGATGGTATGAGTATTACTGTTGTGGATGTTTTAGAGAAAAGTTTCACTATAACTCTTATACCACACACAATAGATACCACTATTGCAAAAAACTACGCTAAAAACTCTCTGGTAAACCTTGAAGCTGATGCTACAGGTAAATATATTTACAAATATATACAAGGATTCAAAAATGTTTGA
- a CDS encoding S49 family peptidase yields MEKNISNEMLEELAKTYIKDVKSKRRWRLFVRSVILLLGIIIIVPNLFFSTKELGPHVALVKVDGIIAADSQANAQRINKSLDNAYKNEFTKAIIVEINSPGGSPVQSDEIYSHMKYLQKKYPSIPMYAVCTDVCASGGYYIAVGAKEIYVNKMTITGSIGVIGSSFGFTGLIDKLGIERRIYISGKNKNFLDPFSPQKLNQVEDYQKLLDQSHQVFIDAVLQSRGDRLKDKSNETTFSGQPFSGIEAEKIGLVDGFASIDQLMSEKLHDMEMIDYTQPLDFLTKVSSKLTNGVYYKALLENSFSLK; encoded by the coding sequence ATGGAAAAGAATATTTCTAATGAGATGTTAGAAGAACTTGCAAAAACGTATATTAAAGATGTTAAAAGTAAGAGAAGATGGCGGTTATTTGTACGAAGCGTAATACTTTTGTTAGGAATAATTATTATAGTGCCTAACTTGTTTTTTTCAACAAAGGAGCTAGGGCCTCATGTGGCATTGGTCAAAGTTGACGGTATAATAGCAGCTGACTCTCAAGCAAATGCTCAAAGAATAAACAAAAGCTTAGATAATGCTTATAAAAATGAGTTTACAAAAGCCATAATTGTAGAAATAAATAGTCCAGGAGGCTCACCAGTACAGTCTGATGAAATATACTCACATATGAAATATCTTCAAAAAAAATATCCTTCAATCCCAATGTACGCGGTGTGTACAGATGTATGTGCTAGCGGAGGGTATTATATAGCAGTAGGAGCAAAAGAGATTTATGTTAATAAAATGACTATCACAGGTTCAATAGGAGTAATAGGAAGTAGCTTTGGTTTTACTGGTTTAATAGATAAACTAGGTATAGAACGAAGAATATATATTTCTGGAAAAAATAAAAATTTCTTAGATCCATTTTCTCCACAAAAACTAAATCAAGTAGAAGATTATCAAAAACTTTTAGATCAAAGCCACCAAGTATTTATAGATGCGGTTTTACAATCAAGAGGAGATAGGTTAAAAGACAAATCGAATGAAACAACTTTCTCTGGGCAACCATTTAGTGGTATAGAAGCTGAAAAAATAGGTCTAGTAGATGGTTTTGCATCTATAGACCAATTAATGTCGGAAAAACTACATGACATGGAGATGATCGATTATACTCAACCTTTAGATTTCTTAACGAAAGTATCAAGCAAGTTAACTAACGGTGTTTATTATAAAGCATTATTAGAGAATAGTTTTAGTTTGAAATAA
- the def gene encoding peptide deformylase, translating to MSLQILKYPHPVLKEIAKEVSKDEINDELRATFSEMRQLMTQAGGVGLAAIQVGIKKRFFIMVDDLESPKPNVIAVINPQIIEKDGEIIDEEGCLSFPGVSAKVKRANTIKVQALNEFGQDMVIIKEGFLARCVQHEIDHLNGITFFDHLGPLKRQMIEKKYKKLMQENARL from the coding sequence GTGTCTCTACAGATTTTAAAATACCCACATCCGGTATTAAAAGAGATTGCAAAAGAAGTCTCAAAAGATGAGATAAACGATGAGTTGCGAGCTACGTTTAGTGAAATGCGTCAACTTATGACACAAGCTGGCGGTGTTGGGCTTGCAGCAATTCAAGTAGGCATAAAAAAGAGGTTTTTTATTATGGTTGATGACTTAGAAAGTCCTAAGCCTAATGTTATTGCTGTAATTAATCCTCAAATTATTGAAAAAGATGGCGAAATTATAGATGAAGAGGGATGTTTATCATTTCCAGGGGTTTCAGCAAAAGTCAAAAGGGCTAATACGATCAAGGTTCAAGCTTTAAACGAGTTTGGTCAAGACATGGTGATTATAAAAGAAGGTTTTTTAGCTCGTTGTGTACAACATGAGATAGATCATCTTAATGGGATAACTTTTTTTGACCATTTAGGGCCACTTAAAAGGCAAATGATAGAAAAAAAATATAAGAAATTAATGCAAGAGAATGCTAGACTTTAG
- the ribH gene encoding 6,7-dimethyl-8-ribityllumazine synthase has product MNKLAIVVSEFNALITDKMLEGALEEAYTQGLKDDQLEIHKVPGAIELPYAAKLLAETGKFDVIILLGCVIRGETDHYDYVCEQVSYGTQKVMHQYNLPVIFGVLTTHNKDQALDRVGGKKGHKGKYCVQAAITMAKMKKDIQTQGA; this is encoded by the coding sequence ATGAATAAATTAGCTATAGTTGTAAGTGAGTTTAACGCATTAATAACAGATAAAATGCTTGAAGGTGCTTTAGAAGAGGCATACACTCAAGGTTTAAAAGATGATCAACTTGAAATACACAAAGTACCAGGAGCTATTGAGTTGCCATATGCTGCTAAACTACTTGCTGAAACAGGTAAGTTTGATGTTATAATATTACTTGGTTGTGTCATCCGTGGTGAAACAGACCATTATGATTACGTATGTGAACAGGTAAGCTACGGTACACAAAAAGTTATGCATCAATACAATTTACCTGTAATCTTTGGTGTATTAACTACCCACAATAAAGACCAAGCTTTAGATAGAGTGGGCGGAAAAAAAGGTCATAAAGGAAAGTATTGCGTACAAGCAGCTATTACTATGGCAAAGATGAAAAAGGATATACAAACTCAAGGAGCTTAA
- a CDS encoding FTN_0109 family protein: MYISNLFKKIALVLLIVLLSSCNMLTNDQFVYLGHGDDTPSYQLYYDKTKKLFILIDKRNGCFQKDDTGTCLAFSLKQTKSFRNDVLAKMIKMNILLEKDSYGGNYAISELEKAGITTINKPIKIGEVYATPVRQIMMDRQQQYHLVRGDFKIAANLVAMVVTNSEGKKQIKVAYTVNFPDVVKKYNANLRPFVIDPAYLYTHMTMDAVHEAQYAQKNVHKSQKKVTKEVDNYLKKIVDEETNNSQQSSSIDTEITQMVASLNNDDSLVTNMVSSSSNVDNSTITKSDSSKPNKEPSSVTTTSNNS; this comes from the coding sequence ATGTATATAAGTAACTTATTCAAAAAAATCGCTTTAGTATTACTAATCGTTTTGCTTAGCTCCTGTAATATGTTGACTAATGATCAGTTTGTTTATCTTGGTCATGGCGATGATACTCCTAGCTACCAATTATATTATGATAAAACTAAGAAGTTATTCATTCTAATAGATAAAAGAAATGGATGTTTCCAAAAAGATGATACAGGCACTTGTCTAGCTTTTAGTTTAAAGCAGACCAAATCTTTTAGAAATGATGTCTTAGCTAAGATGATCAAAATGAATATACTCCTAGAAAAAGATAGTTACGGTGGCAATTATGCTATTTCTGAGCTTGAGAAAGCTGGTATTACTACCATCAATAAGCCTATAAAAATAGGTGAGGTGTATGCAACTCCTGTTAGACAAATAATGATGGATAGACAACAACAGTATCATCTGGTTAGAGGAGACTTCAAAATAGCTGCAAACCTAGTTGCTATGGTAGTAACTAATTCTGAGGGTAAAAAACAAATTAAAGTCGCTTATACTGTTAATTTCCCTGACGTAGTGAAAAAATACAACGCAAACTTAAGGCCTTTTGTTATAGACCCTGCATACCTATACACTCATATGACTATGGATGCTGTACACGAAGCTCAATATGCACAAAAAAATGTTCATAAAAGTCAGAAAAAAGTAACTAAAGAGGTTGATAATTACCTAAAAAAGATTGTTGATGAAGAAACAAATAATAGCCAACAAAGTAGCTCTATAGATACAGAAATTACTCAAATGGTGGCTAGCTTAAATAATGACGATAGTTTAGTAACAAATATGGTTAGTAGTAGTAGCAACGTTGATAATTCCACTATCACTAAATCTGATAGCTCCAAACCTAATAAAGAGCCTTCAAGCGTAACTACTACATCTAACAATAGCTAA
- the ribD gene encoding bifunctional diaminohydroxyphosphoribosylaminopyrimidine deaminase/5-amino-6-(5-phosphoribosylamino)uracil reductase RibD — MKNIDQYYMQQALALATRGRLTVSPNPMVGCIIVKNGKIIAEGWHIRAGQAHAECLAIKQAGEQTKGSIVYVTLEPCCHTGKTGPCTDALIKAQIKEVIIATLDPNPQVAGKGVQQLKKAGIKVKVGVLEKQAQELNKIFFYYQQYQKPYIFAKWAMSLDGKTTVNADDSKKISSDKAAIYTHQLRNICDAIIIGKNTLVEDNPRLNVRLDIKSAIHPIKIVVFTKIQEVDLSWQILDQTDAKTIFVCTDITDSAKQILQSLNLEFWILPAQKDKVCINSLLKKMANTGITSALLEGGMKLIENFATVYAINEFITYISPVLVANNNPKRQLVINKTSYLGCDLLINSRIKEDQNV, encoded by the coding sequence ATGAAAAATATCGACCAGTATTATATGCAACAAGCTTTAGCTCTAGCTACTAGAGGTAGACTTACTGTATCTCCAAACCCTATGGTTGGTTGCATAATCGTTAAAAATGGCAAAATAATTGCCGAAGGCTGGCATATCAGGGCTGGGCAAGCTCATGCTGAATGTTTGGCCATTAAACAAGCTGGTGAACAAACTAAAGGCTCTATCGTTTATGTTACTCTAGAGCCATGTTGCCACACAGGTAAAACTGGACCCTGTACAGATGCTCTGATAAAAGCTCAAATTAAAGAAGTTATAATAGCAACTCTTGATCCTAATCCCCAAGTTGCTGGTAAAGGTGTCCAGCAGTTAAAAAAAGCTGGTATCAAAGTCAAAGTAGGGGTCTTAGAAAAACAAGCTCAAGAATTGAATAAAATATTTTTCTATTACCAACAATATCAAAAACCTTATATATTTGCTAAGTGGGCAATGTCTTTAGATGGAAAAACTACCGTCAATGCTGATGACTCAAAAAAAATCAGCTCAGATAAGGCAGCTATCTACACACACCAACTACGAAACATTTGTGATGCTATAATTATTGGTAAAAATACTCTGGTCGAAGACAATCCTAGATTGAACGTCCGCTTAGATATTAAAAGTGCTATCCACCCTATCAAGATCGTTGTATTTACTAAAATACAAGAGGTAGACCTAAGCTGGCAAATCTTAGATCAAACTGATGCAAAAACAATTTTTGTATGCACTGATATAACAGACTCAGCAAAGCAAATATTACAAAGTCTAAATCTCGAATTTTGGATACTACCAGCTCAAAAAGACAAGGTATGTATAAATAGTTTATTAAAAAAAATGGCTAACACTGGCATAACAAGTGCGCTTTTGGAAGGTGGCATGAAGCTCATAGAAAATTTTGCTACTGTATATGCAATTAATGAGTTTATAACATACATATCACCTGTATTGGTGGCTAATAATAATCCTAAAAGACAACTAGTTATTAATAAAACTAGCTATCTTGGATGTGACTTACTTATAAATTCAAGAATTAAGGAAGATCAAAATGTTTAG
- a CDS encoding (2Fe-2S) ferredoxin domain-containing protein, whose translation MGLSLDEKAKSLGLENIQKHIFLCCDQDRQKCCSGKTSLESWDFLKKRLKELRLTQNGHVYRSKTFCLRICQNGPIAVVHPDNVWYHSCIPEVLEEIIQKHLIGGEIVKKYAFSKPLQPAHKE comes from the coding sequence ATGGGTTTATCTTTGGATGAAAAAGCAAAAAGTCTTGGACTTGAGAATATTCAAAAACATATATTCTTATGTTGTGACCAGGATAGACAAAAATGCTGTTCTGGGAAAACATCATTAGAATCTTGGGACTTTTTAAAAAAGAGACTTAAAGAGCTAAGGTTAACCCAAAATGGACATGTTTACAGATCTAAAACCTTCTGTTTAAGGATTTGCCAAAATGGCCCTATAGCAGTAGTTCATCCTGATAACGTGTGGTATCATTCATGTATCCCAGAAGTGCTTGAAGAGATAATTCAAAAACACCTTATCGGTGGCGAAATTGTGAAAAAATATGCTTTTAGCAAGCCTTTACAACCAGCACATAAAGAATGA
- the ribB gene encoding 3,4-dihydroxy-2-butanone-4-phosphate synthase → MFEQIKNNVIKAIQALKSGKPVVVLDDYDRENEGDLILPGQMATEQNIAFMLEHTSGIICLAMDSKQAKKLNLTPMVAADQNNSTFSTPFTVTIEAKEGVTTGVSAKDRAHTIQIASASDAKAEDLARPGHIFPLIANDKGVLGRNGHTEATVDLMKLGGFNSTGVLCELMNKDGSMMKAKDIENFTQMHSLPVLTIAELYQYRLATEIFIEKTASSSIPFFDVGELEISVYKDKFNSDEVVVLSKSYQGDKPLVRMHSSCITGDLFGSLRCDCQAQLKKAMQMINEEGGYLIYLNQEGRGIGLTNKLKAYNLQINDNMDTIEANLALGLPVDARKYDLAIQVLKYNKIDKCRLISNNPKKVNALRMVGIETEPVACEAFVNSHNKDYLITKKNKMKHTIRGI, encoded by the coding sequence ATGTTTGAACAAATAAAAAATAATGTAATAAAGGCTATACAAGCACTTAAGTCCGGTAAACCTGTGGTTGTCCTTGATGACTACGATCGTGAAAACGAGGGAGACCTAATCTTGCCAGGACAAATGGCAACTGAACAGAATATTGCTTTTATGTTAGAGCATACAAGTGGCATAATCTGTTTGGCTATGGACTCTAAGCAGGCTAAAAAATTAAATTTGACTCCAATGGTTGCTGCAGACCAAAACAACAGTACCTTTAGTACTCCTTTTACAGTGACTATAGAAGCAAAAGAAGGTGTAACTACTGGTGTTTCAGCAAAGGACAGAGCACACACAATTCAAATTGCCTCAGCATCTGATGCTAAAGCAGAAGACTTAGCTCGTCCCGGACATATATTCCCACTAATTGCTAATGATAAAGGTGTTTTAGGGCGCAATGGTCACACAGAAGCAACGGTCGATTTAATGAAACTAGGTGGTTTTAATAGCACTGGTGTTCTATGCGAGCTTATGAATAAAGATGGCTCAATGATGAAAGCTAAAGACATTGAAAATTTTACTCAAATGCATAGTCTACCTGTACTAACCATTGCTGAACTATATCAATACCGTTTAGCAACAGAAATTTTCATTGAGAAAACGGCTAGCTCTTCTATACCCTTTTTTGATGTGGGTGAGCTTGAAATATCTGTTTATAAGGATAAATTTAACAGTGATGAGGTAGTTGTATTATCCAAATCATATCAAGGAGATAAACCTTTAGTAAGAATGCACTCTTCTTGTATAACTGGAGATTTATTTGGTTCTTTGCGTTGTGATTGCCAAGCTCAACTTAAGAAAGCTATGCAAATGATTAATGAAGAAGGAGGATATCTTATTTACCTTAATCAAGAGGGTCGGGGTATTGGTTTAACTAATAAACTTAAAGCTTATAATTTACAAATTAATGATAATATGGATACGATTGAGGCAAATTTAGCACTAGGGTTGCCTGTGGACGCTAGAAAATATGATTTAGCTATTCAAGTATTAAAGTACAATAAAATTGATAAATGTAGATTAATCTCAAATAATCCAAAAAAAGTTAATGCTCTGAGAATGGTTGGTATAGAGACAGAGCCTGTTGCATGTGAAGCTTTTGTAAATTCACACAATAAAGACTATCTTATAACTAAAAAAAATAAAATGAAACACACAATTAGGGGTATATAG